One part of the Scatophagus argus isolate fScaArg1 chromosome 12, fScaArg1.pri, whole genome shotgun sequence genome encodes these proteins:
- the slc43a3b gene encoding solute carrier family 43 member 3b, which yields MRRCLTFATGLVECLCFAGAVFGWASLVFVLKTEGYFSSLCVNATEVNATHVLDCSGQDEQFSLVFTIASFMNNFLTLPSGFLFDRCGTTVARLFGIFLYTMGTLMVAFTTSALSNLLFPAIAFLAVGGILLLMTNMQVGNLFGSHRSTIITLYNGAFDSSSALFLVIKLLHESGVALRTSFLFLSSCSVIHLLRTFFLLPRKFIPHPLPDGYTYGLTCGQSKAQISEQTTGNGNPQGTIEETPLNKDVLEKEEKGFLKCFLSRFFFWHLLWLSVMQLRHYLFIGTLNPMLQRLAEGEPSLVSRYTNAFAITQLCGVLCAPWNGLIMDRHKGKPREAGESEQESDLRASVLSLFLTALQCLLFSVCASTPYLQLQYLTFILQVINRSFLYGGNAAFISVAFPSCHFGKLYGMIMALSAVFSLLQYPCLALVKALDGDPLYVNIGLTVLSLLAFVHPLSVYLHCRSLASQRTKSKASS from the exons ATGCGACGCTGCCTCACCTTTGCAACGGGCCTGGTGGAGTGTCTGTGTTTCGCCGGAGCCGTGTTTGGATGGGCTTCGCTTGTTTTCGTCCTGAAGACAGAGGGCTACTTCAGTTCTCTGTGCGTCAACGCCACAGAAGTCAATGCCACACATGTCTTAG ATTGCAGTGGGCAGGATGAACAGTTCTCGCTTGTTTTCACCATCGCCTCCTTCATGAACAATTTCCTGACCCTGCCCAGTGGTTTCCTATTTGACCGGTGTGGTACCACAGTGGCTCGGCTCTTTGGAAT ATTTCTTTATACCATGGGTACCTTGATGGTGGCTTTCACAACTTCAG ccttGTCCAATCTGCTCTTCCCAGCTATTGCCTTTCTGGCAGTAGGTGGCATCTTGCTTCTAATGACCAACATGCAG GTAGGAAATCTGTTTGGCTCTCACCGCTCCACCATCATCACCCTTTACAATGGTGCCTTCGACTCATCCTCAGCACTCTTCCTCGTCATCAAG TTGTTGCATGAGTCTGGCGTCGCTCTCCGCACgtccttcctctttctgtcctcctgctcCGTCATTCACCTGTTGAGGACTTTCTTCCTGCTGCCCAGAAAATTCATTCCCCACCCACTGCCTGACGGCTATACATACGG GTTAACTTGTGGTCAGTCTAAGGCTCAGATCTCAGAGCAGACAACAGGAAATGGTAACCCCCAGGGGACAATAGAGGAAACGCCACTCAACAAGGATGTCCTTGAGAAAGAAG AGAAGGGATTCCTCAAGTGTTTTCTGTCCAGGTTCTTTTTCTGGCATCTTCTTTGGCTGTCGGTGATGCAGCTCAGACATTACCTCTTCATCGGCACCCTCAACCCCATGCTGCAGCGGCTGGCAGAGGGAGAGCCTTCACTgg TGAGCCGGTACACCAATGCCTTTGCGATAACGCAGCTGTGTGGTGTGCTCTGTGCTCCCTGGAACGGTCTCATCATGGACAGACACAAGGGCAAACCTCGTGAAGCAG gaGAGAGCGAACAGGAGTCGGACCTGCGGGCCTCGGTGCTCTCCCTCTTCCTGACGGCTCTGCAGTGTCTGCTGTTCTCAGTTTGTGCCTCCACCCCGTACCTGCAGCTTCAGTACCTCACTTTCATCCTGCAGGTGATCAACCGCTCCTTCCTGTACGGCGGCAACGCAGCCTTCATCAGCGTGGC gttCCCATCATGCCACTTTGGGAAGCTGTATGGTATGATCATGgctctgtctgcagtgttttctctgctgcagtatCCCTGCCTTGCCCTGGTGAAAGCTCTGGATGGAGACCCTTTATAT GTGAACATCGGCCTGACGGTGCTCAGCCTCCTCGCCTTCGTCCACCCGCTCTCCGTCTACCTGCACTGTCGAAGTCTTGCCTCCCAGCGAACCAAGAGCAAAGCCTCCTCTTAG
- the smtnl1 gene encoding smoothelin-like 1 — MDEESPSQETPGSTEMTGQTDTNNNNSQTDEPELEESRDPGRISPGKEIAEGQEVMEVGEEGEKDSTQEQGGEENARVGDTDKPQTAASKHLEDDAEEAGHDKDKGSTDVDVKDPEATRREKDGEEEREEDKKGQVEEVNSCETGRDGEEMKDKNNEKEKTEEKTKEARKDVDEKAAKRTEKKKQDKEVAVETKDKGKMKELEKQGKTKRKSGPASSSLSRPRPSARSIRAAAKNDIIAKFQQGAPETPIPRNFKIQRSSTALATGASIKQKILHWCHNKTRNYEGVNIENFSSSWSDGLAFCALIHRFFPDAFDYSSLNPKDREKNFTLAFQTAESLADCCPLLEVGDMLMMGYNPDPMCVFTYVQSLCHSLTKIEKERRDKEKEEKDKAGDDGDVKAEDGAGGVSPEKDEGESAENETTEGRDGKQGDATETGGTAEKESAPNSCEMEGDGGGLVEAES; from the exons ATGGACGAAGAATCTCCCAGCCAGGAGACACCTGGGTCCACAGAAATGACCGGTCAGACtgacaccaacaacaacaacagccag acagatgagccagagctggaggagagtAGAGATCCTGGGAGAATATCTCCAGGAAAGGAAATAGCAGAAGGTCAGGAGGTAATGGAGGTGggggaagagggggagaaggatTCAACACAAgagcagggaggagaagagaatgCCAGGGTCGGCGACACAGATAAGCCTCAGACTGCTGCATCAAAGCATCTTGAGGATGATGCTGAAGAGGCTGGACATGATAAGGATAAAGGGTCCACTGATGTTGATGTTAAGGATCCTGAAGCAACgagaagagaaaaagatggggaggaagagagagaggaagacaagaaaGGACAGGTGGAAGAGGTCAACAGTTGTGAGActgggagagatggagaggagatgaaggacaaaaacaatgagaaagagaaaacagaggaaaagacaaaagaagcaagaaaagaTGTGGatgaaaaagctgcaaaaagaactgaaaagaaaaaacaagataaggAAGTGGCTGTAGAAACAAAGGACAAAGGAAAGATGAAGGAGTTAGAAAAGCAAGGGAAGACCAAAAGAAAGAGTGGTCCTGCCTCCTCTTCGCTCTCACGCCCGAGACCCTCTGCAAGGTCGATTAGAGCAGCCGCAAAAAACGACATCATTGCCAAGTTTCAGCAAGGTGCACCAGA GACACCCATTCCCCGCAACTTCAAGATTCAGAGGTCATCTACAGCTCTGGCTACGGGAGCTTCAATCAAACAGAAGATTCTTCATTGGTGTCACAACAAGACTCGCAACTATGAG GGTGTCAATATAGAAAACTTCTCATCATCCTGGAGTGATGGGCTGGCATTCTGTGCTCTGATCCACCGTTTCTTTCCTGATGCTTTTGACTACAGTTCTTTGAACCCaaaagacagggagaaaaacTTCACTCTGGCCTTCCAAACAGCAGA GTCCCTCGCTgactgctgccctctgctggaagTGGGTGACATGCTCATGATGGGTTACAACCCTGACCCCATGTGTGTCTTCACATATGTCCAGTCCCTCTGTCACAGCCTCACcaaaatagagaaagagaggagggacaaagagaaggaggagaaagacaaggCTGGTGATGATGGAGATGTGAAAGCAGAGGATGGAGCAGGGGGGGTGTCACCAGAGAAGGATGAGGGAGAGTCTGCTGAGAACGAGACGACGGAGGGCCGAGATGGTAAACAGGGAGATGCTACAGAGACAGGAGGAACCGCTGAGAAAGAAAGTGCACCAAACAGCTgtgagatggagggagatggaggagggttGGTCGAGGCAGAGTCCTAG
- the LOC124067820 gene encoding zinc finger protein 615-like, translated as MSTDMPPGSLNLESQLLSIMDVLVKAAVTEISQLFSESSASLRLHLTQSLKENEVLRLRMKVMRSELFSLRLQTRTNRQASRFSPMRGNIPKPRAKSQVVFKPPVSQKSAVESASISLRPESKTSCSATRVECADVETPDIILIKDEDDVGGCGSVVGQDDAANLSAQGGVDTGSGNIESSCLTDNDKELRIVSVHGRGEGPLREMSDSLFTASELQAFGSLSPDHNVTHDSLLNFTAGGNDRAPGQENNVALARNGQLERNHSHMASTALNPAIKTPAVGADGHAGHTSHVSQFPQQQNVFPHAVNKALDCNFCGKLFLSREDLIVHRATHTGETPIPCSFCGKSFVSKTTLTIHMRIHTGEKPYACTQCGKRFTQNGSLKIHLRTHSGEKPYSCSQCTASFNNPSNLRRHMITHNANGAL; from the exons ATGTCTACAGACATGCCACCGGGCAGCCTGAATCTGGAGTCCCAGCTTTTGTCCATAATGGACGTTCTGGTGAAAGCGGCGGTGACGGAAATCAGTCAGCTGTTCTCGGAGAGCTCGGCTTCTCTCCGCCTGCATTTAACTCAGAGTCTGAAGGAAAACGAAGTGCTGAGGTTGAGGATGAAGGTGATGAGGAGTGAGCTCTTCTCGCTCAGGCTGCAGACCAGGACGAACCGCCAGGCCAGCCGCTTTTCGCCGATGAGAGGGAATATCCCCAAACCACGAGCTAAATCACAAG TTGTTTTTAAGCCACCAGTGTCTCAAAAGTCTGCTGTGGAATCTGCTTCTATTTCTCTACGACCAGAGAGCAAGACTTCCTGCTCTGCCACTCGAGTGGAA TGTGCAGATGTGGAGACCCCAGACATCATCCTGAtcaaagatgaagatgatgttgGAGGATGTGGATCAGTTGTAG GTCAGGATGATGCTGCAAACCTAAGTGCGCAGGGTGGTGTTGATACAGGGAGTGGGAATATAGAGTCGTCTTGCCTGACAGATAATGACAAGGAGCTGAGAATTGTGAGCGTTCACGGACGAGGAGAAGGGCCTCTGCGGGAGATGAGTGATAGCCTCTTCACCGCCTCTGAACTCCAGGCTTTTGGCTCTCTGTCTCCTGACCACAATGTAACCCATGACAGCCTCCTGAACTTCACCGCTGGCGGCAATGACAGAGCCCCAGGGCAAGAGAACAATGTTGCGCTGGCAAGAAACGGTCAGCTGGAAAGAAATCATTCCCACATGGCTTCAACAGCGCTGAATCCTGCAATAAAAACACCAGCAGTAGGAGCTGATGGTCATGCGGGACACACCAGTCATGTCAGCCAGTTTCCCCAGCAGCAGAACGTCTTCCCTCACGCCGTCAACAAAGCCCTGGATTGCAACTTCTGCGGCAAGCTCTTCCTCAGTCGTGAAGACTTGATTGTACACCGGGCAACTCACACCGGGGAGACGCCCATTCCTTGTTCGTTCTGCGGCAAGTCGTTCGTCAGCAAGACCACGCTGACAATCCACATGCGCAttcacacaggagagaagccGTACGCTTGTACGCAGTGTGGGAAGCGCTTCACACAGAACGGCAGCCTGAAGATCCACCTGAGGACTCACTCTGGAGAGAAGCCCTACAGCTGCAGCCAGTGCACGGCCAGCTTCAACAACCCCAGCAACCTGCGCAGACACATGATCACACACAACGCTAACGGAGCGCTCTGA